The following nucleotide sequence is from Paralichthys olivaceus isolate ysfri-2021 chromosome 22, ASM2471397v2, whole genome shotgun sequence.
GGATTTTGTCATGGGCCTCTCTATCCTTTTGCGAGGCACCGTCCAAGAAAAACTCAACTGGGCTTTCAACCTCTATGATATCAATAAAGACGGATATATCACCAAAGAGGTACGACCCTTCAAACACTGATGATAAGAGGTAGCTCTTCTACACAGCCCTGATAAGAGCCAGCCATGCAATTAGATTTCACACTGGTGGTTTGTAGCAGATGCACAGATCTCTGCCTTCGAAAACTGATATTTGAAAAATCAATCAATGACAGATGTGTATATTTGATCATTCTTGATGATTCTTAattacctttttatttattgagtGTAAAGTTtactggctccaaatgtgcagcATGGTGGCGTTTGTATCTTGGATATTtgggcttcatttctggatagcgGTAGAAAGAGGAGCGGTCTATTTTTTGTAGTCTATGCTGTAGCTTTTATGTCGTGCGTTGTCATGGTGATCCATCCAATGACTGTTGTGATATTTCAGTCTAAAGCGATGGACTGACCAACAAATTGCTGgtaacagaaatgtaaaaatgacatttgaaaaagaGGAGCGACGTCCACAAACGATGACGGGAATAATAAAAAACGATTCAGGTTGAATTTTAGTGACGTAAAGGTCAAAGGTAAATCTtggtttcacttcctgtttacacctgcTCACAATCTCACCCTGTGATTTTTTCGAACACCACATGTGCGTGCACTGACCCTCCTCTGTGCGTCGCAGGAAATGCTGGACATCATGAAGGCCATCTACGACATGATGGGAAAATGCACATACCCCATCCTCAAGGAGGAGACGCCTCGTCAGCATGTGGAAGTTTTCTTTCAGGCGAGTGCGGCACCGGCagcctgctgcagctcagagcagGGATACACCACGTCTGTCACAGTAAAGAGGCTTTAGCAGAGCTTAACTCACttttcatctccctctctctccctctctctgacaacAGAAGATGGATAAGAATAAAGACGGAGTGGTAACCATAGACGAGTTCATCGACTGCTGCCAAAATGTAAGCTGGATGCCCCCGACACGTCtgctcccactgctgctggcaCGCTTCTCATTacaatgtctctctctctctctctctttgtgtccgtctgtctgcaggatgaaaacatcatgagatcAATGCACCTCTTTGAAAATGTTCTCTAGCTTTCGGCCGAGCGTCGGAGAAGAACACCATCTTTAGCTCGGCCCAATAACTGACTTGGACTCGTACTGTGTACAGTGTGCTATGCAGACTTTTGATCATAGACTAAACTATTGTTCGTCGCGGTGGGCCACGGGCAGGAGCTCGTGAACACTCTGGAATCAGTTGCCTTTCCAACGCGATATTGGAAAAATTCAAGACGAAAAATAAAGTCTTCTGCAGCTACGGTTAAAATTCAACTTCAAGGTTTATTTCCACCATCTGTCTCCGGAGTcgtctttttctttctattcACCGGCGTCTGTAAACTGTGTTAGCCTTCAATATTATAAACACACTGGGAATAAGGAGGGTctggggtttttgtttttttcatccttCGCAGCTTTGACTTGTTTTATGTCCTGCCAAGTGAAATCACTGTGACTTTTAACAGCATCacgagaaaaacaaaagaaaacacacaggaaatcaTATTTCAACATTCCAGACTggtgtttgattccagagtgtTCCTTTGTGGTCTCGTTTCTTTTGCTCTTTTGAAGGACGCATttagagaaaaaacacacaccatgTACCATTTCAAATTGTATATACTACAGGTgaagttaaatatatatatatatatatacacgaaCTCTATGAGAAACTTAGTTCATGTTTACTTGCCAACGAGGATGAGACAACACAAGGATATTGATGTCAAAATCGGACCATGACACGGACGGTTTGTCCACAGAAGCACACAGGTAGCTGCATTAGGCGTTTCTCTCTGATCATGAAATAAATGCTGCTTTCAGTGTATTTCATTGAACCCTGTGTATGTATATGATCTGTAAAGTAAACCATCTATCAgtaggtttttttctttttagttttggaAGCACTGTTGAGGAGTTAACACTAAGGAGTGTTCGGTTATTTATATGGTGTTTTGGTAGTTGTATAAAAACACTGTCAGTTGTacagaattaaaatgaacattcacTTTTAGACCTGTTCATAAAATTCACTGTTAGAAAAACTGCAGGTGGTTTGGTTCGTCGGTACAAACTTTGGATTATACTCGTCATGTTCGGGTTCCTGCTGCTTTCCAACTCTCGAGTCCAGCTGCCCCGCGTCCACTCAGCCTGATTGGTCTCTGCTGCCTTTGATTAAAGCATTGATTGGCCGCAAATGTGTGCAAAACACAAGGCAAGCTGGGTAGGAGTTCACTGACTGCGTCTCGCTCATTGGAAACTACTGAATCACTGACAAGTTATGTAAGTAAAAGTGTTTCTGGCGTTTCTTTCTGCAGCCGCAAATCTGAGGTACACTTGATGATCGGTTTTTACGTAGTCGATGTTTTGATTCATCATGTTGTCTTTCATTTAGAGGATTAACACAGAATATCATTCCTCTGTATGAGCAGAAATCAAGGTGACAAACTTAAAGAAAAGTCATGTTGGCTCATTAATTCAAAAGAAAACGGCACATTCTACCCGACTGTATTCTCTTCACTTGTGTTTCTGGAGATGATGTGTATATTTCCATCACGAAATAACCTCCACCTgactttctgtttatttgtgtttgtgtgccttgCTGTTTGTAAAACTGTaagttcatgtttttattctcgGTACGTTACTGTATTAAAAATAGGGGAGGGGGGGAATCCCTATACGATACAACTCACTTTTAAAACATCCCAGCGGATGCAGATACTATTTTCTGAAAAAGATAATTGTaagacatttttacatttcttctgTAAATAGGATCCAAAGCATCCGAGTCGCTGATCACACACTTCGGTGTTTGACTTAGAGAGTATTTTGTAGTACTGTGATAGGTCCAAACACAGTATTTATTCATACAAATAGACAAAACATTAAGATCTCACGAGACCACAACGATCTGGCAGCAGCTTTTCCTCGGCTGTGCATTTCTTATGATAGTGCATGTGGAGTTGGTGGGTTTGATTGAAACGGTTCCTCGACTGTattatcagaaatgtttttgtatgCTCGTCCATGAACCTAGAAGTAGTTTATTACCCAATAAGAGCAGAGCATGTGTGAGGATGTGTTCTTTTAATGGGTCTGACTGAAGAGCAGTTGTCTGGCGCCCCCTTGTGTTGACAAGAAGATAACACATGCTGAGGCAAAATCGTTTTTGCCAATTGGACTGGAtttaacagacaaaataaattctACAACTAAAGatgttttgtgtatgtttgctgTATTTggagaaattaaagaaaacatcaagaTTATTGCTCATTGAAGATCAGGTCTTTgtagttttacttttatatGTTTATTGGATAGTGTGCAAtgggtttttaattttaaatgtccaCCAGTCAGCAATTTGCATGTTTAAATTATGGTCATAGAGCTCATCCGATGACGTCAGGAGAACTTATTCTTACCTCGAGATCCATAGCTTTTATCATTGATCTCAAACTACAGGTGTCAATGTTGAGAAAATGTGAGCAACAGTTTGTGCAACAGCAAAGATTTAATAAGACAAAGTTTTCTTTCGGGTTTGGAATGAATGCACAGGGTAGGCCAATCCATCATTTCCCACAATTCCACTCCAACAAAACTCAGGACATTCATCTTTCCAGTTAAACTCAAATCACTGCTTCCAGCTAAAAATGGAAAGGTACTGAAATTACCTGAGATACGTTTGCATATAAAACCAAATACTGATGATGGATTTAAATCAGCCGTGGACGTCAAAAGGACATATACATTTTAACATAGATTTGTCAAACTACATGTATTATACGAACTTAAGGCAGATAGGAATATCTTTGACAACACAAGTTGCGCAATTAATGTACAAAAAGGCCTCGTGggccacacacatacacaaggtGGTCCGATATTTATCAAATGAAGAATCTGCATTACAAAGAAATAATTAAccggtataaaaaaaaaaacaagcaaggCAATTAACTATGATATAACTACTGAAACTCATTTACTATAAAATCTTACATGTTTATTAGGGTGATAAATCTAAGTGACTACATTTGGGAGGTTGAACCATGAGCTGAAGTCTGATTGTCGGTCCAGACAGAAGATTTTAGATTGCTGACTCTGTTTTTTCAtattattgtaagttgcttgtgagtgtttgtcaaaataaatcttttcaACAAGAATAAATAACAGTTTGATGTGGCAGTTTGAGGGAAAAGCTAGATATCAGGCCCCTGTCACCCCCCTGGGCCCCTGGGCATCGTGTTAAGTCCTTTAACCCGATACAATTTGAAAtggttttagtttttaacaACCAATTCTGACTCTTCTACAGTGAAAAGTGTAGTTCTCTGTTTCCTTTGTCGAGGAACAGCTGCGTTCATTTCCCTGTAATCTCAGAACACCACATCAACAGTTTCTGCGTCACTGCACATTGAGAAGATCAAGTCGGCCATAAAAGGTcaaagaatcttttttttctttttttctttggttgGGGGCATGTGCGAATCAAATGCTTTTCATTACTCATGGTGTGATGACGggaaaaacactttattctGCCAATGTTTCTGCTTCATGATGAAATAACTGCGACTGAAAGTTGATTTTAAAcaagaaatgataaaaatgcAGGACAAAATCGAAattgtttaaatgaaattaatattttaaaatgaggcTCTTAgaattctttaaatatttagtCTTTATCTGACGGTAACGAATACTGGCGAACACCTACAAATAAACCCTTATTTTATCCAGATGCTGAAATTCTACatagtgaaatgaaaacaggctGAAATCAACTTGAACACACAGTGGAGATGTATGCTCTATTGCTTATGCCAATGGGCCTTCTGCCAAAATGCATTTCAGCCGCAGGCACTGATATTATATTCTCCACTGTCCATCACGCCAAGTATCCATGCGGGAAACACTAGATGTGTTGTCCATTTAATTCTGACAGATTTACTTGGAAGCTCCTTAAGCGACAAGTCGTTATTTGGAGATCATACCGTGTATAGGAAAggcagctgtggacactggagGTTGAATCTCCTGGATCCTTGTTCCCTCTTCGGTCTTTTTTATAAAATGCTTAGAAAGCACTGTCCTGACAATTTCAAACGGACTGACCCTGTGAGATCTGTGCACGGTCCATTAGATCCTGTGTTTCTGCCCGGTCAGTCTGGATGGGAACGCTTGAGGAGGAAAGATTAAGTGAGCAGCTGCCTGATCTCCCGGTAAACGTGGCAAAGGAAGTCCATGTAGGAGGCGCCGCCGTGCAGACCCTTGTCCTCCACGAGGAACTGACGGAACATCACCTCTGGCTTGTCCTTCTGCCTCACGATGAGGAGCTGAGTGAGGAGGAAATAGATTCCAATTAAAATGCAGTCACAAGTGGACAGTATGGACATAAGAAAATATAAGATGCATTGTTGACATCTGACAAACTTGATGTGGTTCAAATATGGATCCTTAAATTGTGCTTTGGGTAAAGAATGGGTCCTTGAGGCTATTTATGTATTTCCATACTAACTCCACTAGAGGGAGGCAGAGGTCATGGAAAAGCTCTATAGTATTTATCTTTTTCCTCGATCAAAGTGTTTTGTCTTTAACTGAGTGATGAAATCTTAATAACTCAATTGCTGGTTTACAATTATTGGACAATAGTCGTTTTCTTACCTTCATGGAGTTTGGCCTCTTTTCAAGCAGGTCATTGATGATAGATCGGACCTTCTTTGACAGTGGGTTGTCCAGCTCTGGCAGCGaaacctgaaaaacacaaactcaaggTTTGTTCACAAAATTTCAAATATCTTAAATTTGAGGATGGAAAATAAGTTTTGACTTAACTTCAAACACTGTTAATGATTTTCCACCTCCTTTCCCCCGTGgaccaaaacatgttttactttaGTCTGGGCAATGAATGTCTCTGTTTGAACTCTGCACGAGGTTTACATATTTTTGAATTATTGGTGACTTCATCAGTGTGGAACACTTTACAGGttacacatgtgaagcagttcagtacatcaaatgttttttattgtatgaATTCAACTTGCTGAGATATGACGGGTGGATTTTGTCAAAACTAAGATTGTAATTCCGAGGCACACTGCCCTGAACATCCAGACATTATCTCACTATACTTAAATACCTCCAGGCACCACGGAGCGAAGAACATGTCTCATCCAATACCTCTAAATGCAGGTACTGTTTTATTTGGTTTATAAGTATGTATGAGATCTAAGTGCTATTTAAATTCATTCTGACCATGTTTCCTTGCAGGTGGGCGAGGGAGGGCAGGTTGAAGATGCTCTGGACGTGGTCAGGGGGGCTTGCTTGGCCGAACCACAGAAACATGGAGTGGCCGTTCTCCAGCAGGAACATGCCAGAGTCGGCAAGAGACTCCTCTGAACAGCGCACCGGAGCGGGCAGAGCATCACTTCCAATGTCCACGTTgtgcttttaaaaaagaaaaaacaccgATTATTAGATTTCAACAGcgtctgacattttaaaaaattaaaaaagcattaAATTACTTATTTAAGAGAATATTCAGGTTGAGATAAATGAATATGCATGGCCTTATCTCGAAAGTATGACTGATAAACAAGCAGGAAACCAAAGTTAGTGTCTCTAAATATGTATGGTACCCTCACCAGTGGGATGAGGCGTGGGtagagcagcagctgtgtgtccTCCACTCCCATGGCCATGACCGACAGCCTCAGATGGGCTCTGTCGTCTGTGGAGAGCTCTGTGCTGCCCACCAGGGGGGCTGTTTTCATCAGGCTGTTCATGTAGACTGGGAACACCTTCATGGTGTTAGGCAGGATCAGCTAAATATGGACACATATATTTAGTGAGTTTCTATCACATAGTTGATAAAATTACAATTACACACAGATCAAACCTAAACATGTCTTGTTGTGACGTTAAATCAAAGCCTGACTTAAAAAGAAACCTGCATTACAGGTTCTGCTCTGACCTGGCTGGCGGCGGAAGGGGTGGCGCAGTTCTTCCTGTAACAGGCCAACATGTGGGCTGTCTGGTTGACCAGGATCTCCCTCACATTCTTTAGAGGCTGGTTCAAGATGGCACGGTAAGCTGAGTGGGCACGGAAAAACAGTTCAAATACGAGAGAGGGGGAATggggaagaaaaaaagtaaGAAAGTGGAATAAAACGCAAAAGGAGGATTTTATGGAAAAAACACTGGGCAGTGGAAGAGGTGCAGAGGGAGGTGAAGAGTAGCAGGACGAGTGAAAGGAGGCAACAGAACGTGAGGATTATGGTTTTATGGCGGGCTATGTGTTATCTGTTCCTAATCTGAAACATGTGTTCCTTACTTTCACAGCTCATTCATTCTCCTCGGAAGTCAGTGCGCATTAGCTGTGCATCAGCGGGCTACGTCTGCACTACATTACACCCCTCACTCTATAGGAACGACTGTTCATAGATCATAAGATGGAAATTAGAGCATTTGGCCTTagcgtaaaaaaaaatctgtgctTTAAATCCAAACTTg
It contains:
- the kcnip4a gene encoding Kv channel-interacting protein 4 isoform X5 gives rise to the protein MSDRRVETVSARVDAAVSSPDSVEDELELSAVRHRPEGLEQLEAQTRFSRKELQILYRGFKNECPSGVVNEDTFKDIYSQFFPQGDASTYAHFLFNAFDTDHNGSVSFEDFVMGLSILLRGTVQEKLNWAFNLYDINKDGYITKEEMLDIMKAIYDMMGKCTYPILKEETPRQHVEVFFQKMDKNKDGVVTIDEFIDCCQNDENIMRSMHLFENVL
- the kcnip4a gene encoding Kv channel-interacting protein 4 isoform X6; the encoded protein is MGALMVIFSLQPKQRRKTTDSVEDELELSAVRHRPEGLEQLEAQTRFSRKELQILYRGFKNECPSGVVNEDTFKDIYSQFFPQGDASTYAHFLFNAFDTDHNGSVSFEDFVMGLSILLRGTVQEKLNWAFNLYDINKDGYITKEEMLDIMKAIYDMMGKCTYPILKEETPRQHVEVFFQKMDKNKDGVVTIDEFIDCCQNDENIMRSMHLFENVL